One window from the genome of Rufibacter tibetensis encodes:
- a CDS encoding sodium:solute symporter family protein, which yields MLVFFVLLYLVLNVAIGLWAARRVHNTADFMLAGRALPLPMATAVVFATWFGSETILGASAEVAEDGLIGMVEDPLGAALCLVLVGLFFARKLYRMNLLTFGDFYRVKFGRTTEIIASFCLVISYFGWVAAQMVALGIAFNLLLGTTLVQGILIGSFLVVLYTYFGGMWSVSVTDYLQTIMIILGLLVVTWWVMREKPIAEVTATLPADFFRITPKAGASFSGWLNYLALWMTIGLGSIPQQDVFQRVMSSKSEKVAVSASLLAALLYVTIALLPLVLAIYAKVLHPELASQDAQMLVPGLILGYSPMFIKVLFFGALISAIISTASGAVLAPASILSENLIRPFFKDITDKKLLALSRGSVLVVAVISLGFALSRNNIHELVSESSALSLVSLLVPLVAGIYLKKTSAVAAILSMAFGMGVWFFCRISGTEVEPLWYGLAGSVLGYLVGMTLFRARAGGLLARP from the coding sequence ATGCTCGTCTTTTTTGTTCTGCTGTACTTAGTTCTGAATGTAGCAATAGGCCTTTGGGCAGCACGCCGCGTACACAACACAGCAGACTTTATGCTGGCTGGCAGAGCGTTGCCCTTGCCCATGGCCACGGCGGTGGTATTTGCCACCTGGTTTGGTTCTGAGACCATTTTGGGTGCCTCCGCCGAAGTGGCAGAAGACGGCTTGATTGGTATGGTGGAAGATCCGTTAGGGGCAGCCCTGTGCCTGGTGCTGGTGGGACTATTCTTCGCCCGGAAACTGTACCGTATGAACCTGCTCACCTTCGGTGATTTTTACCGGGTCAAGTTTGGCCGCACCACTGAAATCATTGCCTCCTTCTGTCTCGTGATTTCCTATTTTGGCTGGGTAGCCGCCCAGATGGTGGCCCTAGGAATTGCCTTCAACCTGCTACTGGGTACCACGCTGGTACAAGGCATTCTGATCGGGAGTTTTCTGGTGGTGCTGTACACGTATTTTGGCGGAATGTGGAGTGTAAGCGTAACCGATTACCTGCAGACTATCATGATCATTCTGGGCTTGCTTGTTGTCACTTGGTGGGTGATGCGCGAAAAGCCCATTGCGGAAGTTACCGCCACTTTGCCCGCAGATTTCTTCCGGATTACACCCAAAGCCGGAGCCTCCTTCTCCGGGTGGCTCAACTACCTGGCACTTTGGATGACCATCGGGCTGGGTTCTATACCGCAGCAGGATGTCTTTCAACGCGTGATGTCGTCTAAGTCGGAAAAGGTGGCAGTAAGCGCCTCTTTGTTGGCTGCCTTGTTGTACGTCACTATTGCTTTACTGCCCTTGGTTCTGGCCATTTACGCCAAAGTTCTCCATCCAGAATTGGCCTCCCAAGATGCCCAGATGCTGGTGCCCGGCTTAATCTTAGGTTACAGCCCAATGTTCATCAAAGTATTGTTTTTTGGCGCCTTGATCTCAGCTATCATTAGTACTGCCAGTGGCGCTGTTCTGGCTCCTGCTTCTATCTTAAGTGAGAATTTAATTCGGCCCTTTTTCAAAGACATCACTGATAAAAAGCTACTCGCCTTGTCCCGTGGAAGCGTGCTGGTAGTAGCGGTAATTTCCCTGGGTTTTGCCTTGTCCCGTAACAATATTCATGAACTGGTAAGTGAATCTTCAGCTTTGAGTCTGGTAAGTTTGTTGGTGCCATTGGTGGCGGGTATTTACCTAAAGAAGACATCAGCGGTAGCAGCAATATTGTCTATGGCTTTTGGAATGGGAGTGTGGTTTTTCTGCCGTATCTCAGGCACCGAAGTGGAGCCTCTGTGGTATGGATTAGCCGGAAGTGTGTTGGGGTATTTAGTGGGCATGACTTTGTTCCGTGCAAGAGCAGGCGGACTGCTAGCCAGACCCTGA
- the argH gene encoding argininosuccinate lyase, whose product MKLWQKETSVAQNVEKFTVGKDAEMDLQLAPFDVLGSLAHTRMLESIGLMESEDLADVQRELKEIYKSIERGEFTIEPGVEDVHSQVEMLLTRRLGEAGKKIHSGRSRNDQVLVDLKLFIRHEIRQTVEAVHTLFTTLQELSEKNKHILLPGYTHLQVAMPSSFGLWFGAYAESLVDDLQMLQAAYKISNKNPLGSAAGYGSSFPLNRQMTTDLLGFEALNYNVVYAQMGRGKTERSVSMGLASIASTLGRMAMDVCLYMSQNFAFVTLPGELTTGSSIMPHKKNPDVFEIMRGKCNRLQALPTEIQMLLGNLPSGYHRELQLLKESFFPAFTEIRNCLEMMTFMLPNLKLNEDILKDEKYKYLFSVEVVNNQVLSGVPFRDAYKNVGVAIEKGEFERPETVNHTHEGSIGNLCTTEIKGLMEEVLSGFQFEKVDKAIAELLV is encoded by the coding sequence ATGAAACTCTGGCAAAAAGAAACCTCCGTCGCGCAAAATGTAGAAAAGTTCACCGTGGGCAAAGACGCCGAGATGGACTTACAATTAGCTCCTTTTGATGTGCTGGGCTCCCTGGCACACACACGCATGCTGGAGAGCATCGGGTTGATGGAGTCAGAAGACTTAGCGGATGTGCAGCGTGAACTCAAAGAGATTTACAAAAGCATTGAACGCGGCGAGTTTACCATTGAGCCAGGTGTGGAAGACGTACACTCGCAGGTAGAGATGTTGCTCACTCGTCGGTTGGGCGAGGCTGGCAAAAAAATCCACAGCGGCCGTTCCCGCAACGACCAGGTGCTGGTAGACCTGAAACTGTTTATCCGTCATGAAATCCGGCAGACGGTGGAGGCCGTGCACACGCTGTTCACCACCTTACAGGAGCTCAGCGAAAAGAACAAGCATATTCTACTTCCAGGTTACACCCATTTGCAGGTAGCCATGCCTTCTTCGTTCGGGTTATGGTTTGGCGCTTATGCCGAGAGTTTGGTAGATGACTTGCAGATGTTGCAAGCGGCCTACAAAATCAGCAACAAAAATCCTCTAGGCTCGGCGGCTGGTTACGGAAGTTCCTTCCCTTTGAACCGCCAGATGACGACCGATTTACTGGGCTTCGAAGCGTTGAACTACAACGTGGTGTACGCCCAGATGGGTCGTGGCAAAACTGAGCGCAGCGTAAGCATGGGCTTGGCGTCTATTGCCAGCACGCTCGGCCGCATGGCCATGGACGTGTGCCTGTACATGAGCCAGAACTTCGCCTTCGTGACACTGCCTGGTGAACTGACCACCGGTTCCAGCATCATGCCACACAAGAAGAACCCTGACGTGTTTGAAATCATGCGTGGCAAATGCAACCGCCTGCAAGCGCTACCTACTGAGATTCAGATGCTCCTCGGCAACTTGCCGTCCGGTTATCACCGTGAGTTGCAGTTGCTCAAAGAAAGCTTCTTCCCCGCGTTCACTGAAATCAGGAACTGCCTGGAGATGATGACTTTCATGCTGCCGAACCTGAAGCTGAACGAAGACATTCTGAAAGATGAGAAATACAAATACCTCTTCAGCGTGGAAGTCGTGAATAACCAGGTGCTAAGCGGAGTGCCGTTCAGAGATGCGTACAAGAACGTGGGGGTAGCCATTGAAAAAGGCGAATTTGAAAGACCTGAAACCGTGAATCACACGCATGAGGGCAGCATTGGCAACTTGTGCACAACGGAGATAAAAGGCTTGATGGAGGAAGTCCTAAGCGGCTTCCAGTTTGAGAAAGTAGACAAAGCCATTGCTGAGCTGCTGGTGTAA
- a CDS encoding M20 family metallo-hydrolase codes for MNNTLYQDALSLLQKLISIQSFSREEAGTAEAITQFLQAKGVEIHRKENNVWAFNKHHNPALPTVLLNSHHDTVKPHPSWAFDPFTPTVQDGKLIGLGSNDAGGCLVSLIATFLHFYDREDLTYNLVVAATAEEEISGRNGIELVYPELGELEFAIVGEPTQMHLAVAEKGLMVLDCIAHGQGGHAAREEGVNAIYEALSDIEWFRTFRFPKESSFLGPIKMSVTVIQAGSQHNVVPDQCKYTVDVRMTDAYQPEEVLSIIREHVKSEVTPRSTRLRPSSIDQNHPIVQSGVKLGRNLYGSPTTSDQALLDIPSLKIGPGDSARSHTADEYLYLSELEEGIALYIQLLTPVITA; via the coding sequence ATGAATAACACCTTATACCAAGACGCTTTAAGCCTGCTCCAGAAGTTGATTTCTATCCAGTCGTTCAGCCGCGAGGAGGCAGGAACAGCCGAGGCAATCACACAGTTCCTACAGGCTAAAGGCGTGGAGATTCATCGGAAGGAGAACAATGTTTGGGCGTTTAATAAGCACCACAACCCTGCCTTGCCTACAGTATTGTTGAATTCCCACCATGACACCGTAAAGCCGCACCCTAGCTGGGCTTTTGACCCGTTTACGCCTACGGTGCAAGACGGCAAACTCATAGGCTTGGGCAGCAATGATGCAGGTGGTTGTCTGGTGTCTCTTATTGCTACCTTCCTGCATTTTTATGACCGGGAGGATTTAACCTATAATCTGGTGGTGGCAGCCACTGCCGAGGAAGAAATTTCCGGCAGAAACGGCATTGAGCTGGTGTACCCGGAGCTGGGTGAGCTGGAGTTTGCCATTGTGGGTGAACCTACTCAGATGCACCTGGCCGTTGCCGAAAAAGGTTTGATGGTGTTGGATTGCATAGCTCACGGACAAGGTGGTCATGCTGCTCGCGAGGAAGGCGTAAATGCTATCTACGAAGCCCTATCAGATATTGAGTGGTTCCGCACATTCCGTTTCCCGAAGGAGTCTAGCTTCTTAGGTCCTATCAAAATGAGTGTGACGGTAATTCAGGCAGGTTCTCAGCACAATGTAGTGCCGGACCAATGCAAATACACGGTAGACGTGCGCATGACCGATGCTTATCAGCCTGAAGAAGTGTTGAGCATCATCAGGGAGCATGTAAAAAGCGAGGTGACGCCACGCTCTACCCGCTTGCGCCCATCGTCCATTGACCAGAACCATCCAATTGTGCAATCGGGAGTTAAGCTGGGAAGGAACCTGTATGGCTCTCCTACTACCTCAGATCAGGCACTGTTGGATATTCCATCGCTAAAGATTGGTCCCGGAGACTCAGCGCGCTCGCATACCGCAGATGAGTACCTTTACCTTTCAGAATTAGAAGAGGGCATTGCCCTTTACATACAATTATTGACTCCTGTTATTACCGCTTAG
- the proC gene encoding pyrroline-5-carboxylate reductase codes for MSEQYKKIAILGGGNMGIALAKGMVASGKYRAEDITLTRRNTKLLDTMVEQGYRASSNNALAVSEADIVVLSILPQQLDSVLDNISESIDPSRHLFISIVTGVAVTDIITRIGKVVEVVRAMPNTAIAIQESMTCIASRNASAENMALVKDIFSAVGETVEIEEELMSSATALVACGIAFFLRSIRAAAQGGTEIGFHAGDALRMAAQTAKGAASLLLHFGSHPENEIDKVTSPKGCTIAGLNEMEHNGFSSAMIKGIRTSAQKAEKLYTDEK; via the coding sequence ATGAGTGAACAGTACAAGAAAATAGCCATTCTGGGCGGCGGCAACATGGGCATTGCGCTGGCCAAAGGCATGGTCGCCTCAGGAAAATACCGCGCCGAGGACATTACCCTCACCCGCCGGAATACCAAGTTATTAGACACGATGGTGGAGCAAGGGTACCGCGCTTCCAGCAACAACGCTCTAGCCGTATCCGAGGCTGATATTGTGGTTCTGAGCATTCTGCCGCAGCAGTTGGATAGCGTGCTGGACAACATCTCGGAGAGCATAGACCCAAGCCGCCATCTGTTCATTTCTATTGTGACCGGCGTGGCCGTGACGGATATTATCACCCGTATTGGCAAAGTAGTGGAAGTGGTGCGCGCTATGCCCAACACCGCCATCGCTATCCAAGAATCCATGACCTGCATTGCCAGCAGGAACGCTTCTGCGGAGAACATGGCCCTAGTAAAAGACATCTTCTCCGCCGTAGGTGAAACGGTGGAGATTGAGGAAGAACTGATGTCTTCGGCTACGGCGCTGGTGGCCTGCGGGATTGCTTTCTTCCTGCGCTCCATCAGAGCGGCAGCTCAAGGTGGCACTGAAATTGGTTTCCATGCCGGTGATGCTTTGCGTATGGCAGCTCAAACCGCCAAAGGTGCGGCTTCTTTGCTCCTGCATTTCGGTAGCCACCCAGAAAACGAGATTGACAAAGTGACCTCACCAAAAGGCTGTACCATTGCCGGTCTCAACGAAATGGAGCACAATGGCTTCAGTTCTGCCATGATCAAAGGCATCCGCACCTCGGCTCAGAAAGCAGAGAAATTGTATACCGACGAAAAATAG
- the argB gene encoding acetylglutamate kinase: MSTKISVIKIGGNVLDNPAQLDQFLTDFAAIKGPKVLVHGGGKIASELSKQLGIEPNMVNGRRITDADTLRVVTMVYGGLLNKNLVAQLQARGCNSLGLTGADANVIPAHKRSLKDIDYGFVGDVESPDQVNVPFLASLAEQGLTPIFAALTHDGQGNMLNTNADTIASTLAVALSRQFEVNLIYCFEKKGVLLDVEDENSVIHHLQPDNYAQLKEQGAIFAGMLPKLDNAFAALQAGVKAVIIGHAAEIQTIAAGEKVGTKITL, from the coding sequence GTGTCTACTAAAATCAGCGTCATCAAAATAGGGGGAAATGTACTGGACAACCCAGCCCAGTTAGATCAGTTTTTAACAGACTTCGCAGCCATCAAAGGCCCCAAAGTCCTAGTACACGGAGGCGGGAAAATTGCCTCTGAACTGAGCAAGCAGTTAGGCATTGAACCCAATATGGTGAACGGCCGCCGCATTACGGATGCAGACACTTTGCGCGTAGTAACCATGGTGTACGGTGGATTGCTGAATAAGAATCTGGTAGCGCAGCTGCAAGCCAGAGGCTGCAACTCCCTTGGTTTGACCGGTGCTGATGCCAATGTTATTCCGGCCCATAAGCGCTCGTTGAAAGATATTGACTACGGCTTTGTGGGTGATGTAGAAAGTCCAGATCAGGTGAATGTACCTTTCTTGGCTTCCTTAGCTGAACAAGGTCTTACTCCAATCTTCGCGGCATTGACGCATGATGGTCAGGGCAACATGCTCAATACCAACGCAGATACCATTGCCTCTACCCTTGCGGTAGCGCTTAGCCGCCAATTTGAAGTGAACCTAATCTATTGTTTTGAGAAGAAAGGCGTGCTGCTGGATGTGGAAGATGAAAACAGTGTCATCCACCACCTGCAACCAGATAACTATGCGCAACTGAAAGAGCAAGGCGCCATCTTCGCAGGAATGCTTCCTAAACTGGATAACGCTTTTGCCGCGCTACAAGCGGGGGTGAAGGCGGTTATCATTGGGCACGCCGCCGAAATCCAAACCATTGCCGCTGGTGAAAAAGTTGGTACTAAGATTACGCTGTAG
- a CDS encoding N-acetylornithine carbamoyltransferase: protein MKQFTSVHDVEDINALVQEALELKQNPYAFEDLGKHKTLGLIFLNPSLRTRLSTQKAAQSLGMNVMVMNMGQEGWALETQDGAIMNGTTVEHIKDAAAVMGQYCDVLGMRSFPKLQNVEEDYSEEILKKFIQYANVPFVSLESATRHPLQSLADLVTISEHAPQGRRPKVVLTWAPHVKALPQAVPNSFAEWMCAADVDFVITHPEGYELDPQFTNGATITHNQAEALEGADFIYIKNWSTYQPYGQVLTQDASWMLTNQHLVNTNNAKVMHCLPVRRNVELSDEILDGPNSLVVNEAANREFAAQAVLKRLLESIQ from the coding sequence ATGAAGCAATTCACCTCCGTTCACGACGTAGAAGATATCAATGCTTTGGTGCAGGAAGCCCTTGAGCTGAAGCAAAACCCATACGCTTTTGAGGACTTAGGCAAGCATAAAACCCTTGGTCTTATTTTCTTAAATCCAAGCTTACGTACCCGCCTCAGCACGCAAAAAGCTGCTCAGAGTCTGGGTATGAATGTAATGGTGATGAACATGGGTCAGGAAGGCTGGGCTTTGGAAACGCAGGACGGTGCTATTATGAATGGTACCACCGTAGAGCACATCAAAGATGCCGCCGCCGTCATGGGCCAGTACTGCGATGTGCTGGGCATGCGCTCTTTCCCTAAGCTGCAGAATGTGGAAGAAGACTACTCAGAAGAGATTCTGAAGAAGTTCATCCAGTACGCCAACGTGCCATTCGTGAGTTTAGAGTCAGCTACTCGTCACCCACTGCAAAGTCTGGCAGATTTAGTGACCATCTCTGAGCATGCACCCCAAGGCCGTCGGCCGAAAGTAGTGTTAACCTGGGCACCGCACGTAAAAGCATTGCCACAGGCAGTACCAAACTCATTTGCTGAGTGGATGTGTGCGGCTGATGTAGACTTCGTGATTACGCACCCGGAAGGTTATGAACTAGACCCGCAGTTCACCAACGGCGCGACCATCACGCACAACCAAGCAGAAGCATTAGAAGGTGCAGACTTCATCTATATAAAGAACTGGTCTACCTACCAACCCTACGGACAGGTGCTAACCCAAGACGCCAGCTGGATGCTGACTAATCAACACCTGGTTAACACCAACAACGCCAAAGTAATGCACTGTCTTCCCGTTCGACGCAACGTAGAGCTAAGCGATGAGATTTTGGACGGACCAAACTCGTTAGTAGTGAACGAAGCTGCTAACCGTGAATTCGCCGCGCAAGCAGTATTGAAGCGTCTGTTGGAAAGTATTCAGTAA
- a CDS encoding aspartate aminotransferase family protein, translated as MNLFDVYPLFDITPVKALGSTLWDKNGTKYLDLYGGHAVISIGHSHPHYVKRLTEQLNNMGFYSNSVKIPQQQELADKLGKLSGYEDYQFFLVNSGAEANENALKLASFHTGRKKVISFRKSFHGRTSAAVAATDDPSIVAPVNETDNILFLPFNDSAAVEEALATNEVAAIIIEGIQGVGGVVIPDAPFLQDLEKLAKKHGALLILDEVQSGYGRSGKFFAHQHAGIRPDLITVAKGMGNGFPVGGVLISPEIPAKHGMLGTTFGGNYLACVAASAVLEVMEQENLIENAAKMGDYLMEKAKALPGVREVRGQGLMVGIELENPCAPLRKAMLDEFRIFTGSASNKNTIRILPALNVTKAELDRFLDAFADLVSRSK; from the coding sequence ATGAATCTCTTCGACGTTTACCCTCTTTTTGATATAACACCGGTAAAGGCTCTTGGCTCCACGCTTTGGGACAAGAACGGTACTAAATACCTGGATTTATATGGTGGTCATGCCGTAATTTCCATCGGCCACAGCCACCCGCATTATGTAAAGCGCTTAACTGAGCAGCTGAACAACATGGGCTTTTACTCTAATTCGGTAAAGATTCCGCAGCAACAAGAATTGGCAGATAAACTGGGGAAGCTCAGCGGCTATGAAGATTACCAGTTCTTTCTGGTGAACTCTGGTGCCGAGGCCAATGAGAATGCGCTTAAACTGGCCTCTTTCCATACCGGTCGCAAAAAAGTAATCTCCTTCCGCAAATCTTTTCACGGGCGTACCTCTGCTGCCGTGGCCGCTACAGATGATCCAAGCATTGTAGCTCCGGTGAATGAAACAGATAATATTCTGTTCCTGCCGTTCAATGATTCCGCTGCGGTGGAAGAAGCGTTAGCTACGAATGAAGTAGCAGCTATTATCATTGAAGGTATTCAGGGTGTAGGCGGTGTAGTCATTCCGGATGCTCCATTTTTGCAGGATTTGGAAAAACTAGCCAAGAAACACGGCGCCCTGCTTATTCTGGACGAAGTTCAGTCTGGTTACGGTCGCTCTGGTAAATTCTTTGCGCACCAACATGCCGGTATCCGTCCGGACTTGATTACGGTTGCCAAAGGGATGGGCAATGGATTCCCAGTGGGAGGCGTGTTGATTTCGCCTGAAATCCCGGCCAAGCACGGTATGCTAGGTACCACCTTCGGGGGCAATTACCTGGCCTGCGTTGCTGCTTCAGCGGTGTTGGAAGTGATGGAGCAGGAAAATCTGATAGAGAACGCTGCCAAGATGGGCGACTATCTTATGGAAAAAGCCAAAGCTTTACCAGGTGTGCGTGAGGTCCGAGGTCAAGGTTTGATGGTGGGTATTGAGCTGGAAAACCCTTGCGCTCCCCTCCGCAAAGCCATGTTAGATGAGTTCCGCATTTTCACCGGCTCAGCGTCTAACAAAAACACGATCCGTATTCTGCCAGCTTTGAATGTAACTAAAGCCGAGTTGGATAGATTTTTAGACGCATTTGCTGATTTAGTATCACGTAGCAAGTAG
- the argC gene encoding N-acetyl-gamma-glutamyl-phosphate reductase: MAQSNLIKVGIVGGAGYTGGELLRLLVHHPQAQITFVHSNSQAGKLVTETHTDLLGDTDLVFTNELNTDVDVLFLCVGHGDAKKFLDANTIPDEVKIIDLSQDFRLTAKSSLGNRQFVYGLPELNREKIKTAANLANPGCFATAIQLALLPLAQNGSLPPEVHVSGITGSTGAGQKLAETSHFSWRNNNVSSYKVFGHQHLHEITESLQSLQSNVDTAIRFVPYRGNFSRGIMCTTYLRSDLSLEEAQQVYRQFYEGHPYTLITSQNPDLKQVVNTNKCLLYIEKHDDQLVITSMIDNLLKGASGQAVQNMNLLFGLDERAGLQLKAIGF; encoded by the coding sequence ATGGCGCAGAGTAATCTTATAAAAGTGGGCATAGTAGGCGGAGCAGGCTACACCGGTGGTGAGTTGCTGCGGCTGCTGGTGCACCACCCGCAGGCACAGATCACTTTTGTGCACAGCAATAGCCAGGCCGGTAAACTAGTGACAGAGACGCATACAGACTTGCTGGGCGATACTGATTTGGTATTTACCAATGAACTGAACACCGATGTAGATGTTCTGTTCCTTTGTGTAGGCCACGGCGATGCCAAGAAGTTTTTAGACGCTAATACTATTCCGGACGAGGTAAAGATTATTGACCTGAGTCAGGATTTTCGATTGACTGCGAAGTCTTCTCTTGGTAACCGTCAGTTTGTATACGGCTTGCCTGAACTGAACCGTGAAAAAATCAAAACTGCTGCCAACTTGGCCAACCCGGGCTGTTTTGCAACGGCTATTCAGTTAGCCTTGCTCCCGCTCGCTCAGAACGGTTCTTTGCCGCCCGAAGTACACGTAAGCGGCATTACAGGTTCTACCGGTGCGGGTCAGAAATTAGCGGAGACCTCACATTTTAGCTGGCGCAATAATAATGTATCCAGCTATAAGGTATTCGGGCATCAGCACTTACATGAGATAACCGAGAGCCTACAATCGCTGCAAAGCAACGTAGACACAGCTATCCGCTTTGTGCCTTATCGAGGTAATTTCAGCCGGGGTATCATGTGTACGACTTACCTACGCTCAGACCTGAGTTTGGAGGAAGCACAGCAAGTATACAGGCAGTTCTACGAGGGGCACCCGTATACCCTCATTACGTCTCAGAACCCAGACCTGAAACAGGTAGTGAACACCAACAAGTGCCTCTTATATATAGAGAAGCATGATGACCAGTTAGTCATCACCAGCATGATTGATAACCTGCTGAAAGGTGCCTCAGGCCAAGCCGTTCAGAATATGAACCTGCTGTTCGGACTAGATGAAAGGGCTGGCTTACAACTGAAAGCTATCGGGTTTTAA
- the argG gene encoding argininosuccinate synthase produces MKKVVLAFSGGLDTSFCVKYLLEQGYEIYSAIVNTGGFSEEELAEIARRAENLGVAHHITLDETDNYYQSCLKYLIFGNVLKNNTYPLSVSAERISQAVAIAKYAQEIGAEAVAHGSTGAGNDQVRFDMVFNILVPNVQIITPIRDLKLSREEEIAYLKEHGVEMDFQKAQYSINKGIWGTSVGGKETLTSHQALPESAYPTQLTKETPERITLHFKNGEPVGLNDEMFDNPVHVIQKLQEIAGGFAIGRDIHVGDTIIGIKGRVGFEAAAPMVIIKAHYALEKHTLTKWQLYWKDSLATWYGNWMHEGQFLDPTMRNIETFLTDTQKTVTGKVHVLLAPYRFQVEGIESDHDLMSSKFGSYGEMNNAWSGEDVKGFSKIFGNQTMMYRLINGEDGAE; encoded by the coding sequence ATGAAAAAAGTAGTTCTCGCGTTCAGTGGCGGCTTAGACACATCTTTTTGTGTGAAGTACCTGCTGGAACAAGGTTATGAAATCTATTCGGCCATTGTGAATACCGGCGGCTTCTCTGAAGAGGAGTTAGCGGAAATTGCCCGAAGGGCTGAAAATCTGGGGGTAGCCCACCACATAACCTTAGACGAAACCGATAACTACTACCAGTCTTGCCTGAAGTATCTGATTTTTGGCAATGTACTGAAAAACAACACCTACCCGCTTTCTGTGAGTGCCGAGCGTATCTCACAAGCGGTAGCCATTGCCAAGTACGCCCAGGAGATTGGTGCTGAAGCCGTAGCACACGGTAGCACCGGCGCTGGTAACGACCAGGTACGTTTTGACATGGTCTTCAACATTCTGGTGCCTAACGTGCAAATCATCACTCCTATCCGCGACTTGAAACTGTCGCGCGAGGAGGAGATTGCTTATTTGAAAGAGCATGGTGTGGAGATGGACTTCCAGAAGGCGCAATACTCAATTAACAAGGGTATCTGGGGTACTTCTGTAGGTGGTAAGGAGACATTGACGTCGCACCAGGCGTTGCCAGAGTCTGCTTACCCAACGCAACTGACCAAAGAAACGCCAGAGCGCATTACGCTGCACTTTAAAAACGGTGAGCCAGTTGGATTGAACGATGAGATGTTTGACAACCCCGTGCACGTGATCCAAAAGCTGCAGGAGATTGCGGGTGGTTTCGCCATTGGCAGAGACATTCACGTGGGTGACACTATTATTGGTATCAAAGGAAGAGTAGGCTTTGAGGCCGCTGCGCCAATGGTCATCATCAAAGCGCACTATGCGCTGGAGAAACATACCTTAACCAAGTGGCAGCTATACTGGAAAGACAGCTTGGCTACTTGGTATGGTAACTGGATGCACGAGGGCCAGTTCCTGGACCCAACCATGCGCAACATCGAGACCTTCCTGACAGATACTCAGAAAACCGTAACTGGTAAAGTACACGTGCTGTTGGCACCGTACCGTTTCCAGGTAGAAGGCATTGAGTCTGATCATGACCTCATGTCATCTAAATTCGGTTCTTATGGCGAAATGAACAACGCCTGGTCGGGTGAAGACGTGAAAGGCTTCTCTAAAATTTTCGGGAATCAAACCATGATGTACCGTTTAATTAACGGAGAAGATGGCGCAGAGTAA